One window from the genome of Streptomyces sp. NBC_00287 encodes:
- a CDS encoding cation-translocating P-type ATPase, with protein MGLLTGPSAAAAALVLAGPRLLARGAAPTVGVAAGAVAGTARAGVRSADAVVRVTRVARNALPGGEDHWRSGRRAHLALRPASDRVRREGGTARAARRVAAALAEHPEVAYAYWDGGLARLVVAAREEAVTDRVLEKAAALAERHGLGPSDDEIEDFTHPGDPAGIRTAAAALLADAVGTGAALTAYALRLPPSPRFVTAAMTLLRENPRFRSLLRDRYGRSRTDLLLACANAAAHGAGQTPTSLLLDGTLRAFQLAETVARAAAFDAVHDRLCVPDRSDVAPDVCPRPPLRATPAHEYANHAETGSVLGAAATLLVKHDAAEAAEAVLAGSPKAARYGPAAFNAVLGCALARTGVLVRDPERVRRLETARTLVLHPSALCTDDEDAGADAWTEAVLDAARHAGLRVVVVDHPALEDFTALADRVVHDRPLADVVESLREHGGVITVARPGSAADTDILNGLLGSDVAVALADRDAAVVWGADVVAPGGLADVWRLLTSVPAARKVGRRSQTLARSGAALSGLLVAIGESRRGRRAAIPGLRHAPVDLSAAFALGSGARAALGVAVTPAPHPRARVAWHALRPSDVRSRLRRRTEGEPSVVEQATTRVHRAADAAGRVPVLAPARWSVQLARAVRGELDDPLTPVLAVGSAASAILGSAVDALLVVGALDLNALVGGLQRLRAERALAGLLAEQKQKARLAPQDEAKSPRTVDAAKLIPGQIIELKGDDVVPADARLLWEDGLEVDESALTGESLPVDKQTAPTPHAPVADRLCMVFEGTTVVAGQARAVVVETGDRTEASRAVSLAARKPPSAGVQARLQELTAKALPLTMAGGAAVTGLSLVRGAPIRQAVSGGVAVAVAAVPEGLPLVATAAQLAAARRLSQRGVLVRAPRTLEALGRMDTLCFDKTGTLTENRLRLVRVTDAEGNTGKPDEKTSADVLRVAARACPERDEGGSDRPVHATDEAVLDAADKDPDWTQTEELPFEAARGYAAAVGHAEDGVHVMVVKGAPETVLPACRDLPDHATEAAQSLARDGLRVLAVAQRGQDTEDAAVLEEPLRDLEFTGLLALADVPRETSQALVHGLREEGVRPVMLTGDHPQTARAIAVELGWPEDTAVVTGDELAEADRSERARMLRDAGVVARVAPEQKLQVVEALRDAGRVVGMVGDGANDAAAIRAADIGVGISARGSAAARNAADLVLTDDDLTVLIEAIAEGRELWHSVADAIAILIGGNAGEVGFGIIGTLLAGSAPLSTRQMLLVNLFTDLFPAMAVAVTAHQDPSDEETRDNKPLGTSLLGAPLMEQIRHRAMTTTLGAVAAWLIGRFTPGSARRSTTMALCAVVGTQLAQTLADRRDSPLVRVTSLGSAAALVALVQTPGVSRLFGCTPLGPIAWAGVAAAIAAAVASQRALPQLEQAVLRLSR; from the coding sequence ATGGGATTGCTGACAGGCCCCTCGGCCGCCGCGGCCGCACTGGTGCTGGCCGGCCCCCGCCTGCTGGCGCGCGGAGCTGCGCCCACCGTGGGCGTCGCGGCCGGCGCGGTGGCCGGGACGGCGCGGGCCGGGGTGAGGAGCGCTGACGCCGTCGTCAGGGTGACCCGCGTCGCCCGTAACGCGCTGCCGGGCGGCGAGGACCACTGGCGCTCGGGCCGACGAGCGCATCTGGCACTGCGGCCCGCGTCGGACCGGGTGCGGCGGGAGGGCGGGACGGCACGCGCCGCGCGGCGGGTGGCCGCGGCCCTCGCGGAGCATCCGGAGGTGGCGTACGCCTACTGGGACGGCGGACTGGCCCGACTCGTCGTGGCCGCGCGCGAGGAAGCCGTCACGGACCGGGTGCTGGAGAAGGCGGCCGCCCTCGCCGAACGGCACGGACTCGGCCCGAGCGACGACGAGATCGAGGACTTCACGCACCCCGGCGACCCCGCCGGCATCCGCACCGCCGCGGCGGCACTCCTGGCCGACGCCGTCGGCACCGGCGCCGCGCTCACCGCGTACGCGCTACGGCTGCCGCCCTCGCCCCGCTTCGTCACCGCGGCCATGACCCTGCTGCGCGAGAACCCGCGCTTCCGAAGCCTGCTGCGCGACCGTTACGGCCGTTCCCGCACCGACCTGCTCCTGGCCTGCGCCAACGCCGCCGCGCACGGCGCCGGACAGACACCGACCTCCCTGCTGCTCGACGGGACCCTGCGCGCCTTCCAGCTCGCGGAGACCGTCGCACGGGCCGCCGCCTTCGACGCGGTCCACGACCGGCTCTGCGTACCCGACCGCTCCGATGTGGCGCCGGACGTCTGCCCGCGCCCGCCGCTGCGTGCCACGCCCGCCCACGAGTACGCCAACCACGCCGAGACCGGCAGCGTGCTCGGTGCCGCCGCGACCCTGCTGGTCAAGCACGACGCCGCCGAGGCCGCCGAGGCCGTGCTCGCGGGCTCGCCCAAGGCCGCCCGCTACGGACCCGCCGCCTTCAACGCCGTCCTGGGCTGCGCACTGGCCCGCACCGGAGTCCTGGTCCGCGACCCGGAACGGGTACGCCGCCTCGAGACCGCCCGCACACTCGTACTGCACCCGAGCGCCCTGTGCACCGACGACGAGGACGCGGGCGCGGACGCGTGGACCGAGGCCGTCCTGGACGCCGCACGCCACGCCGGGCTGCGTGTCGTGGTCGTCGACCATCCCGCCCTGGAGGACTTCACCGCCCTCGCCGACCGCGTCGTGCACGATCGGCCGCTTGCCGACGTGGTCGAGTCGCTGCGGGAACACGGCGGCGTCATCACGGTCGCCCGGCCGGGCTCGGCCGCCGACACCGACATCCTGAACGGGCTGCTGGGCTCCGACGTGGCCGTGGCGCTCGCGGACCGCGACGCGGCCGTGGTGTGGGGTGCGGACGTCGTGGCCCCGGGCGGCCTCGCCGACGTATGGCGACTGCTCACCTCCGTGCCCGCCGCCCGCAAGGTGGGCCGCAGGTCGCAGACGCTGGCCCGGTCCGGCGCCGCGCTCTCCGGGCTGCTGGTCGCCATCGGCGAGTCCCGGCGCGGCCGACGCGCCGCCATCCCCGGGCTGCGGCACGCTCCCGTCGATCTCAGCGCCGCGTTCGCGCTGGGGTCCGGAGCGCGGGCCGCCCTCGGCGTGGCGGTGACGCCCGCGCCGCACCCACGCGCGCGCGTGGCCTGGCACGCCCTGCGGCCCTCCGACGTACGGTCCCGGCTGCGCCGCCGCACCGAGGGGGAGCCGTCGGTCGTGGAGCAGGCGACGACCCGCGTCCACCGGGCGGCCGACGCGGCCGGCCGCGTCCCCGTGCTGGCCCCGGCCCGCTGGTCGGTGCAGCTGGCCCGGGCGGTACGCGGCGAGCTGGACGATCCGCTCACCCCGGTGCTGGCGGTCGGCTCGGCGGCCTCGGCGATTCTCGGTTCCGCGGTGGACGCGCTGCTCGTCGTGGGCGCACTCGATCTGAACGCCCTGGTCGGCGGCCTGCAGCGGCTACGGGCCGAGCGTGCCCTGGCCGGGCTGCTGGCCGAGCAGAAGCAGAAGGCCCGCCTCGCGCCACAGGACGAGGCGAAGTCCCCGCGCACCGTCGACGCCGCCAAACTCATCCCCGGCCAGATCATCGAACTCAAGGGCGACGACGTGGTCCCCGCCGACGCGCGCCTCCTCTGGGAGGACGGCCTGGAGGTCGACGAGTCCGCGCTCACCGGCGAGTCGCTGCCCGTGGACAAGCAGACGGCCCCCACTCCGCACGCGCCCGTGGCCGACCGCCTTTGCATGGTCTTCGAAGGTACGACCGTGGTCGCCGGACAGGCTCGGGCCGTGGTCGTGGAGACCGGCGACCGCACCGAGGCCTCCCGTGCCGTCTCCCTCGCCGCCCGCAAGCCACCGTCGGCCGGAGTGCAGGCCCGGCTCCAGGAACTCACCGCCAAGGCCCTGCCGTTGACCATGGCGGGCGGCGCCGCGGTGACCGGCCTCTCCCTGGTGCGCGGCGCCCCGATCCGGCAGGCGGTCAGCGGTGGCGTGGCGGTGGCGGTGGCCGCCGTCCCCGAGGGGCTGCCGCTGGTGGCCACGGCCGCCCAACTGGCCGCCGCACGCAGGCTCAGCCAGCGGGGCGTTCTGGTGCGGGCCCCGCGCACGCTGGAGGCCCTCGGCCGGATGGACACCCTCTGCTTCGACAAGACGGGCACCCTCACCGAGAACCGCCTGCGCCTGGTCCGTGTCACCGACGCCGAGGGAAACACGGGAAAGCCGGACGAGAAGACGAGCGCGGACGTGCTCCGGGTCGCGGCGCGCGCCTGCCCGGAACGCGACGAAGGCGGCTCGGACCGGCCGGTGCACGCCACCGACGAGGCGGTCCTGGACGCGGCCGACAAGGATCCGGACTGGACACAGACCGAGGAGCTGCCCTTCGAGGCCGCCCGCGGCTACGCGGCCGCCGTCGGCCACGCCGAGGACGGCGTCCACGTGATGGTGGTCAAGGGCGCCCCGGAAACCGTCCTGCCCGCCTGCCGGGACCTGCCGGACCATGCCACCGAGGCCGCCCAGTCGCTGGCCCGCGACGGACTGCGCGTCCTGGCGGTCGCCCAGCGCGGGCAGGACACGGAAGACGCGGCCGTACTCGAAGAACCCCTGCGGGACCTGGAGTTCACCGGACTGCTCGCCCTGGCCGACGTACCGCGCGAGACCTCGCAGGCGCTGGTGCACGGGCTGCGCGAGGAAGGCGTACGTCCTGTGATGCTGACCGGCGACCATCCGCAGACCGCCCGCGCCATCGCCGTGGAACTGGGCTGGCCCGAGGACACGGCCGTGGTGACCGGCGATGAACTGGCCGAGGCGGACCGCTCGGAGCGGGCCCGCATGCTGCGCGACGCAGGTGTTGTGGCCCGGGTCGCGCCGGAGCAGAAACTCCAGGTCGTCGAGGCGCTGCGGGATGCGGGACGGGTCGTCGGCATGGTCGGCGACGGCGCCAACGACGCGGCCGCCATCCGCGCCGCCGACATCGGCGTCGGCATCAGCGCCCGGGGTTCGGCCGCCGCCCGCAACGCGGCCGACCTGGTGCTCACCGACGACGACCTCACCGTCCTCATCGAGGCGATCGCCGAGGGCCGCGAACTGTGGCACAGCGTCGCCGACGCCATCGCCATCCTCATCGGCGGCAACGCCGGCGAGGTGGGCTTCGGCATCATCGGCACGCTCCTCGCGGGGTCCGCGCCGCTGTCCACCCGGCAGATGCTGCTGGTCAACCTGTTCACGGACCTGTTCCCGGCGATGGCCGTCGCGGTCACCGCGCACCAGGACCCGAGCGACGAAGAGACCCGCGACAACAAGCCGCTCGGCACCTCCCTGCTCGGCGCACCGTTGATGGAACAGATCCGCCACCGGGCCATGACCACGACCCTGGGTGCGGTGGCGGCCTGGCTGATCGGCCGGTTCACCCCGGGCTCGGCCCGCCGCTCCACGACGATGGCCCTGTGCGCCGTGGTCGGCACCCAGCTCGCCCAGACCCTCGCCGACCGCCGCGACAGCCCCCTGGTCCGCGTCACCTCCCTTGGCTCCGCCGCCGCCCTGGTGGCCCTGGTCCAGACCCCGGGCGTCAGCCGACTGTTCGGCTGTACGCCGCTCGGCCCGATCGCCTGGGCCGGGGTGGCCGCGGCGATCGCGGCGGCGGTGGCGAGCCAGCGGGCCCTGCCGCAACTGGAGCAGGCTGTATTGCGGTTGAGCCGTTAG
- a CDS encoding DUF6214 family protein: protein MSVWPAWEVQESEGATSWFQVRLAFADGARVEALAVVADGCVSIEDVRAQPPLSLADLTVLADWIEEPLFEACGLVAEESQNEVDGVEEELVGPRRARPAWPRGLEGRWLVAQEYRAAQEEGFDPVLAVMCATGHSRRKSLRLISQARDAGFLTPRHARR from the coding sequence GTGTCCGTGTGGCCCGCGTGGGAAGTGCAGGAGAGCGAGGGCGCGACCTCGTGGTTCCAGGTACGGCTCGCATTCGCCGACGGTGCCCGGGTCGAGGCGCTCGCCGTGGTGGCCGACGGGTGCGTCTCCATCGAGGACGTACGGGCGCAGCCGCCGCTGTCCCTGGCCGATCTGACGGTGCTCGCCGACTGGATCGAGGAGCCCCTGTTCGAGGCCTGCGGGCTGGTGGCGGAGGAATCGCAGAATGAGGTCGACGGTGTCGAGGAGGAGCTGGTCGGGCCCCGTCGGGCCCGGCCCGCCTGGCCGCGTGGCCTCGAGGGGCGGTGGCTGGTCGCGCAGGAGTACCGGGCCGCCCAGGAGGAAGGGTTCGACCCCGTCCTCGCGGTGATGTGCGCGACCGGGCACAGCCGCCGCAAGTCACTCAGGCTGATCTCCCAGGCGCGCGACGCGGGCTTTCTGACGCCGCGTCACGCCCGGCGCTGA
- a CDS encoding HAD family hydrolase, protein MTAVLFDFSGTLFRVESTESWLRGALAEREVELSEPELAGAAQALERMGALPGGPSPAWLPEEVASVWGVRDKSQELHRAAYTGLSRQVPLPYEGLHDTLYERHMTPAAWAPYPDAAEVLGALRERGIGVGVVSNIGWDLRPVFREHGLDRYVDAYVLSFEHGIQKPDPRLFRAACTELDADPREVLMVGDDRRADGGAAALGCGVHFVDHLPVAERPDQLRPVLELIEHRRSEDSGIGA, encoded by the coding sequence ATGACCGCAGTCCTGTTCGACTTCTCCGGCACCCTGTTCCGTGTCGAGTCCACCGAGAGCTGGCTGCGCGGGGCGCTCGCCGAGCGGGAAGTGGAGCTGTCCGAGCCTGAGTTGGCCGGGGCCGCTCAGGCGCTGGAGCGGATGGGAGCGCTGCCGGGCGGGCCGAGTCCGGCCTGGCTGCCGGAGGAGGTCGCGAGCGTCTGGGGCGTGCGGGACAAGAGCCAGGAACTGCACCGCGCCGCGTACACCGGCCTGTCCCGGCAGGTCCCGCTCCCCTACGAGGGGCTGCACGACACGCTCTACGAGCGCCATATGACGCCCGCCGCCTGGGCTCCGTATCCCGACGCGGCCGAGGTGCTCGGCGCGCTGCGGGAGCGCGGGATCGGGGTCGGTGTGGTCAGCAACATCGGCTGGGACCTGCGCCCGGTCTTCCGGGAGCACGGCCTGGACCGGTATGTGGACGCCTACGTCCTGTCCTTCGAACACGGCATCCAGAAGCCGGATCCCCGGCTGTTCCGGGCCGCCTGCACCGAGCTCGACGCCGATCCGCGCGAGGTTCTGATGGTCGGCGACGACCGCCGGGCGGACGGCGGGGCCGCGGCGCTGGGCTGCGGGGTGCATTTCGTGGACCATCTGCCCGTGGCCGAACGGCCGGACCAACTGCGGCCGGTACTGGAGCTGATCGAGCACCGCCGGTCCGAGGACTCCGGCATCGGCGCCTGA
- a CDS encoding TetR/AcrR family transcriptional regulator, producing MSPRSASVNEELRRRSRERLLQAAVELVGEHGYEATTLGDITDRAGSARGLVSYYFPGKRQLVQSAVHRLMHRTLEEALEREPHTEDGRERMARAIDAILGLARDRPVLMRQHMAGILQAEGFVQCPEQRRLAELLRDTCARHGSMNVDTDYPMLRALLMGAVYAALVPGVPMPVPVLRAELFKRYRLDWEMGVPPDTEAVPGGTDDTDLSRFFATGDEPSASGS from the coding sequence ATGTCCCCGCGCAGCGCCTCGGTCAATGAAGAACTGCGGCGGCGTTCTCGGGAGCGGCTTTTGCAGGCGGCGGTCGAACTCGTCGGCGAGCACGGCTACGAGGCCACCACGCTGGGCGACATCACCGACCGGGCCGGTTCGGCGCGCGGTCTGGTCTCGTACTACTTCCCCGGAAAACGCCAGCTCGTCCAGTCCGCGGTGCACCGGCTGATGCACCGCACCCTGGAGGAGGCGCTGGAGCGGGAGCCGCACACCGAGGACGGCCGGGAGCGGATGGCCAGGGCCATCGACGCGATCCTGGGACTCGCCCGGGACCGGCCGGTGCTGATGCGCCAGCACATGGCCGGCATCCTCCAGGCCGAGGGCTTCGTGCAGTGCCCGGAACAGCGCCGCCTCGCCGAACTGCTGCGGGACACCTGCGCCCGGCACGGCTCGATGAACGTCGACACCGACTACCCGATGCTGCGCGCCCTGCTCATGGGCGCGGTGTACGCGGCACTGGTCCCGGGGGTGCCGATGCCCGTGCCGGTGCTGCGGGCCGAGCTGTTCAAGCGCTACCGGCTCGACTGGGAGATGGGAGTCCCGCCGGACACGGAGGCCGTGCCCGGCGGTACGGACGACACGGATCTGTCGCGGTTCTTCGCGACCGGGGACGAGCCCTCCGCGTCCGGGAGTTGA
- a CDS encoding extracellular catalytic domain type 1 short-chain-length polyhydroxyalkanoate depolymerase, with product MPTPTRRPLILIALLAALAALFVTAPASAAARPEAAEVVPTATLTEVTNFGSNPSNLQMYVYVPDTVTDHPAVLVAVHYCTGSGPAMHSGTEYASLADRYGFIVIYPSVTRASKCFDVASPQALTRGGGSDPVGIKSMVDWVTGTYDADTARIYATGISSGAMMTNVLLGVYPDVFKAGAAFAGVPFGCFATTDGSEWNSACANGTITRTPQAWGDLVRSAYPGYTGPRPRMQLWHGTEDDVLRYPNFGEEIKQWTNVLGLGQTPAATDSPQSGWTRTRYGGTGDQAPVEAIGLQGVGHNLYSYGVMGPLAIAFFGLDDDGPAPQPPAGPCKVSVTTNAWNTGLTASVTITNTGTTTVNGWKLGFTLPTGQTITNGWNATYTPASGAVTATNASYNGTLAPSASVNIGYQATHTGNSAAPGAFTLNGTACTVG from the coding sequence GTGCCCACCCCCACCAGAAGACCGCTGATCCTGATCGCCCTGTTAGCGGCGCTCGCAGCGCTGTTCGTCACCGCCCCCGCCTCGGCCGCCGCCCGCCCCGAGGCCGCCGAAGTCGTCCCCACCGCGACGCTCACCGAGGTGACGAACTTCGGCAGCAACCCCAGCAATCTGCAGATGTACGTGTACGTCCCGGACACCGTGACCGACCATCCCGCGGTCCTGGTGGCCGTGCACTACTGCACCGGATCCGGCCCGGCGATGCACTCCGGCACCGAGTACGCCTCGCTCGCCGACCGCTACGGCTTCATCGTGATCTACCCCTCGGTCACCCGCGCCAGCAAGTGCTTCGACGTCGCCTCGCCCCAGGCCCTGACCAGGGGCGGCGGCAGCGACCCGGTCGGCATCAAGTCCATGGTCGACTGGGTCACCGGCACCTACGACGCCGACACCGCGCGGATCTACGCCACCGGTATCTCCTCCGGCGCGATGATGACCAACGTCCTGCTCGGCGTGTACCCCGACGTCTTCAAGGCGGGTGCCGCCTTCGCGGGCGTCCCGTTCGGCTGCTTCGCCACCACCGACGGCTCCGAGTGGAACAGCGCCTGCGCCAACGGCACGATCACCCGCACCCCGCAGGCCTGGGGCGACCTCGTCAGGTCCGCGTACCCCGGCTACACCGGCCCCCGGCCCCGTATGCAGCTCTGGCACGGCACCGAGGACGACGTCCTGCGATACCCCAACTTCGGGGAGGAGATCAAGCAGTGGACGAACGTGCTCGGCCTCGGCCAGACCCCGGCCGCCACCGACTCGCCCCAGTCCGGCTGGACGCGCACCCGCTACGGCGGCACCGGTGACCAGGCCCCCGTCGAGGCGATCGGCCTCCAGGGCGTCGGCCACAACCTCTACAGCTACGGCGTCATGGGCCCGCTCGCCATCGCCTTCTTCGGCCTGGACGACGACGGCCCCGCCCCCCAGCCCCCGGCAGGCCCCTGCAAGGTCAGCGTCACCACCAACGCCTGGAACACCGGCCTGACCGCCTCCGTGACGATCACCAACACCGGCACGACGACCGTGAACGGCTGGAAATTGGGCTTCACTCTGCCCACGGGTCAGACGATCACCAACGGCTGGAACGCCACGTACACCCCGGCCTCCGGTGCGGTCACGGCGACGAACGCCTCGTACAACGGCACGCTCGCGCCGAGCGCCAGCGTGAACATCGGCTATCAGGCGACCCACACGGGCAACAGCGCGGCCCCGGGGGCCTTCACGCTGAACGGCACCGCCTGCACGGTGGGGTGA
- a CDS encoding nucleobase:cation symporter-2 family protein, whose product MTSTHPVDEVPPARQLAAFGLQHVLAMYAGAVAVPLIVGGAMKLPPADLAYLITADLLVCGIATLIQCIGFWRFGVRLPIMQGCTFAAVSPMVIIGTTGGGLPAIYGSVIIAGLAIMLLAPVFGKLLRFFPPLVTGTVILIIGISLLPVAGNWAAGGAGSEDFGEPKNLALAAFVLAVVVGVQRFAPVFLSRIAVLAGIVVGLAVAVPFGFTDFGGVSDADWVGISTPFHFGAPTFEVSAIVSMLVVALVCMTETTGDFIAVSEMTDRKVDARSLSDGLRADGLSTVLGGVFNTFPYTAYAQNVGLVGMTRVRSRWVVAAAGGILVLLGLLPKLGAVVAAIPAPVLGGAGLVMFGTVAASGLRTLAQVDFQGNNNLTVVAVSVAMGVLPVGVPTLYDEFPDWFQTVMHSGISAGCLTAIVLNLLFNHLPSKASIEVAAREEVA is encoded by the coding sequence ATGACCTCCACGCACCCCGTCGACGAAGTCCCACCCGCCCGCCAACTGGCCGCCTTCGGCCTACAACACGTCCTCGCGATGTACGCAGGCGCAGTCGCCGTCCCGCTCATCGTCGGCGGCGCGATGAAACTCCCGCCCGCAGACCTGGCGTATCTCATCACCGCCGACCTCCTGGTGTGCGGCATCGCCACCCTCATCCAGTGCATCGGCTTCTGGCGCTTCGGCGTCCGGCTGCCGATCATGCAGGGCTGCACCTTCGCGGCCGTATCGCCGATGGTGATCATCGGTACGACCGGCGGCGGGCTCCCCGCGATCTACGGCTCGGTGATCATTGCGGGACTCGCCATCATGCTGCTGGCGCCGGTCTTCGGAAAACTGCTCCGCTTCTTCCCGCCGCTCGTCACGGGCACCGTCATCCTGATCATCGGTATCTCCCTGCTGCCGGTCGCGGGCAACTGGGCGGCGGGCGGCGCCGGTTCGGAGGACTTCGGGGAGCCGAAGAACCTCGCGCTCGCGGCGTTCGTGCTGGCGGTGGTCGTGGGCGTGCAGAGGTTCGCGCCGGTTTTCCTGAGCCGGATCGCCGTGCTGGCCGGCATCGTCGTGGGGCTCGCCGTCGCCGTGCCGTTCGGGTTCACGGACTTCGGCGGGGTGTCCGACGCGGATTGGGTGGGGATCAGCACGCCGTTCCACTTCGGCGCCCCGACCTTCGAGGTGTCGGCGATCGTCTCCATGCTCGTGGTGGCCCTGGTGTGCATGACCGAGACGACCGGTGACTTCATCGCGGTCAGCGAGATGACCGACCGCAAGGTGGACGCACGGTCCCTGTCCGACGGACTGCGTGCGGACGGCCTGTCGACCGTGCTCGGCGGTGTTTTCAACACCTTCCCCTACACGGCGTACGCGCAGAACGTCGGCCTGGTCGGTATGACCCGGGTGCGCAGCCGCTGGGTCGTCGCCGCGGCGGGTGGCATTCTCGTCCTGCTCGGGCTGCTGCCCAAGCTGGGCGCGGTGGTCGCGGCGATACCGGCGCCGGTGCTGGGCGGTGCGGGTCTGGTGATGTTCGGCACGGTGGCCGCGAGCGGCCTGCGGACTCTCGCTCAGGTCGACTTCCAGGGCAACAACAACCTGACGGTGGTGGCGGTTTCGGTCGCCATGGGTGTGCTGCCGGTGGGCGTGCCGACGCTCTACGACGAGTTCCCGGACTGGTTCCAGACAGTGATGCACAGCGGGATCAGCGCCGGGTGCCTGACGGCGATCGTGCTGAACCTGCTCTTCAACCACCTTCCCTCGAAGGCGTCGATCGAGGTGGCGGCCCGGGAAGAGGTGGCCTAA
- a CDS encoding FAD-dependent oxidoreductase has protein sequence MLHVAVVGSGPSGCYAAQSLVQQDPAVRVDVLDRLPCPYGLVRYGVAPDHEKIKSLQNNLRTVLEHERVRFLGGMQIGPDGIPAARLRELYHAVVYCVGAATDRHLGIPGEDLPGSWSATQFVSWYSAHPDAVDDGFVRGAQSAVVIGVGNVAVDVARMLARGAAELSPTDMPQAALTALGASRVTDIAMVGRRGPSQARFTTKELRELGSLPDTDVTVDPAEAALDPAWADPSALPGAQRRNVEVLRGWAETPASDATRRIHMRFFLRPVELLAEEGRVGAVRFERTLPDGQGGVTGTGQFEVIEAQLVLRSVGYRGVPLEGLPFDPATGTVPHSAGRVLRDGVISPGEYVAGWIKRGPTGVIGTNRPCAKETVTSLIEDADLLVGKEVPEDPLTVLQAEGIEPVQWEGWQAIEKAEAELGAMLGRRVVKLADWQSLHDAAHGGAG, from the coding sequence GTGCTGCATGTCGCCGTCGTCGGCTCAGGGCCGAGCGGGTGTTACGCCGCGCAGAGTCTTGTCCAGCAGGATCCTGCGGTGCGCGTCGACGTCCTGGACCGTCTGCCGTGCCCGTACGGCCTGGTCCGGTACGGCGTGGCGCCGGACCACGAGAAGATCAAGTCCCTGCAGAACAACCTGCGGACGGTGCTGGAGCACGAGCGGGTGCGGTTCCTCGGCGGGATGCAGATCGGCCCGGACGGGATTCCGGCCGCCCGGCTGCGCGAGCTGTACCACGCGGTCGTGTACTGCGTGGGCGCCGCCACCGACCGGCACCTCGGGATCCCCGGCGAGGATCTGCCGGGCAGCTGGTCGGCGACCCAGTTCGTGTCCTGGTACAGCGCCCATCCGGACGCCGTCGACGACGGTTTTGTACGCGGCGCACAGTCAGCCGTGGTCATCGGCGTGGGCAATGTCGCGGTGGACGTCGCCCGCATGCTGGCCCGGGGTGCGGCGGAACTGTCCCCGACGGACATGCCGCAGGCGGCGCTGACCGCGCTGGGCGCGAGCCGGGTGACCGACATCGCCATGGTGGGCCGGCGCGGCCCCTCACAGGCCCGTTTCACCACCAAGGAGCTGCGTGAGCTGGGCTCCCTGCCGGACACGGACGTCACCGTGGACCCGGCGGAGGCCGCCCTGGACCCGGCCTGGGCCGACCCCTCCGCCCTGCCCGGCGCCCAGCGCCGCAATGTGGAGGTACTGCGCGGCTGGGCCGAGACCCCGGCGAGCGACGCGACCCGCCGGATCCATATGCGGTTCTTCCTGCGCCCCGTCGAACTCCTCGCCGAGGAAGGCCGCGTGGGCGCCGTCCGCTTCGAGCGGACGCTGCCGGACGGCCAGGGCGGAGTAACGGGAACCGGCCAATTCGAGGTGATCGAAGCCCAGTTGGTCCTCCGCTCGGTGGGCTATCGCGGAGTACCACTGGAGGGCCTGCCGTTCGACCCGGCGACCGGCACCGTGCCTCACAGCGCGGGCCGAGTCCTACGGGACGGCGTGATCAGCCCCGGCGAGTACGTGGCCGGCTGGATCAAGCGGGGCCCGACGGGAGTCATCGGCACGAACAGGCCGTGCGCGAAGGAGACGGTGACGTCGCTGATCGAGGACGCCGACCTGCTCGTAGGCAAAGAGGTGCCCGAGGATCCGCTGACCGTGCTGCAAGCGGAGGGGATCGAGCCGGTGCAGTGGGAGGGTTGGCAGGCGATCGAGAAGGCGGAGGCGGAGCTGGGGGCAATGCTGGGCAGGCGAGTGGTGAAGCTGGCGGACTGGCAGTCACTGCACGACGCCGCGCACGGGGGCGCGGGCTGA
- a CDS encoding phosphatase PAP2 family protein gives MHTQSVDSPTRPQGQRPAARWAGALALCSALLLALVAVRWHPLLTLDGDIAETTHRWAVDESGLTHTFRILTDWVWDPWTMRILCAVAVLWLLWRHAAVWTALWLALTTALGAGLQQGLKAAVDRSRPVWEDPVDSAHYAAFPSGHAMTATVVCGLLLYLLHRVGVGRALWRTAVAVAVVSVAGVGLTRVWLGVHWASDVVGGWLVGAALVALAVIAYERWPVRWTDLPAREITSP, from the coding sequence ATGCACACCCAGTCCGTCGACTCCCCGACCCGACCGCAGGGTCAGAGGCCCGCCGCCCGCTGGGCCGGCGCGCTCGCGCTGTGCTCCGCGCTGCTGCTGGCGCTGGTCGCGGTCCGCTGGCACCCGCTGCTGACCCTCGACGGCGACATCGCCGAGACCACGCACCGCTGGGCGGTCGACGAGTCGGGGCTCACGCACACGTTCCGGATCCTGACGGACTGGGTCTGGGATCCGTGGACCATGCGTATCCTCTGCGCGGTCGCGGTGCTGTGGCTGCTCTGGCGGCACGCGGCGGTCTGGACGGCCCTCTGGCTGGCGCTCACCACTGCACTGGGCGCCGGGCTGCAACAGGGCCTGAAGGCCGCCGTGGACCGCTCCCGCCCGGTCTGGGAGGACCCCGTCGACTCCGCTCACTACGCGGCCTTCCCCTCGGGCCACGCCATGACCGCCACGGTAGTGTGCGGCCTCCTGTTGTACCTGCTGCACCGCGTGGGCGTCGGCCGCGCGCTCTGGCGTACGGCCGTGGCCGTGGCGGTGGTCTCCGTGGCCGGCGTCGGTCTGACCCGGGTGTGGCTGGGCGTCCACTGGGCGTCGGACGTCGTCGGCGGCTGGCTGGTGGGCGCCGCGCTGGTGGCGCTGGCGGTGATCGCGTACGAACGGTGGCCCGTGCGTTGGACCGACCTCCCCGCGCGGGAGATCACCTCCCCGTAG